In Pseudomonadota bacterium, the genomic stretch GGGTGGTATAGCATAAGATAAATGATGCGGCAGAGAAACCGGGGTAATAACACCAAATGCGTTATAAACCAACCTGATTAATTGCCGAAGATCAGTTTTGCCAACTAAATCTATAAGATTATTACCAGTCAATTTTGGATGCATGTGCTCTTTTGCTCCAATTTGCACAAAAGTAATATCAGGAAAATTGTCTATTATTTGTTGAAATCTGGTATATTCCCAAGCCTTCGCCGTAAAATCAAATTTATGTCCAGCATCTACTACCCAAAAAGGAACATCTTTGCCCAAAATTTCTCTTACTGCGGAGTACCAACCCTTTTCCTCCTCTCTAATATAAATAGCACCCGACCATTCTGTTGGCCTTAGGCTAATCTTAAGTTTTTCCTCTAAGTCATATATAAAGCTGTTGACAAAAGTGTATGTTTTTTGATTGCTTTGATGAATAGTATTATATTCTGCTTTAATGACTGTCACAGATGAATCGTCGGCTTTTAATTCCCAACAAACATGCGGGTTGCCTTCAAATATTGCACCACAACAAACATCCACACCTGTTATATATCTGCCAGGGTATTGTTCATGCAGAGCTTTAACAGCATACGACATCATCACTATATCCCCAGGAGATTGATGATTCTTCAAAATAATTTTTTGAGGTTGCAATTTTTGGGGCTGCAATTTGATTTCTGGCATCAATTCTATCAATTTCGCCTGCCGTGGGGCTGCTGGTGGTCGTGCCGGTGGTTTTTGTTTCTTCATTTTTCCCATTTATCATAACTGAGTAAAATCCATGAAAATCGCACCATTCTATCTGTTTTTATTTCCCTGTTTATGGACTACCGCTAATAAATAGGTCTATTAGGTAAACATTAATGGCTTTCACTATAACTTTAGATTGGGAGGGAGGAGATGCAGCGGCTTGTTTGCAGGCCGGTTGTGCAGAATTCATGCAAGATTGCATTGATATCTGTTGCCCTTGTGAATCTTCAAGCAGTTCAAGCTCAAGTTCAAGTTCAAGTTCAAGCAGTGTAATAATCTCAAGCTCATCAAGCTCATCAAGCTCAAGCTCATCAAGCAGTGAATCAACTTCTAGCGGCAGTGACGTAACAAGTTCAAGCTCATCAAGCTCATCAAGCTCAGGCTCATCAAGCAGTGAATCAACTTCTAGCGGCAGTGACGTAACAAGCTCAAGCTCAAGCTCAAGCTCATCAAGCTCAGGCTCATCAAGCAGTGAATCAACTTCTAGCGGCAGTGACGTAACAAGCTCAAGCTCAAGCTCAAGCTCAAGCTCAAGCTCAGGCTCAGGCTCAAGCAGTGACTCAAGCTCTTCAAGCTCTTCAAGAAGAAGCTCAAGCTCAAGCAGTGACTCAAGCTCTTCAAGCTCTTCAAGAAGCTCAAGCTCAAGCTCAAGCGAATCAATAGACTCTGATAGCTCCGACTCTGATAGCTCGGATA encodes the following:
- a CDS encoding ADP-heptose--LPS heptosyltransferase, whose protein sequence is MGKMKKQKPPARPPAAPRQAKLIELMPEIKLQPQKLQPQKIILKNHQSPGDIVMMSYAVKALHEQYPGRYITGVDVCCGAIFEGNPHVCWELKADDSSVTVIKAEYNTIHQSNQKTYTFVNSFIYDLEEKLKISLRPTEWSGAIYIREEEKGWYSAVREILGKDVPFWVVDAGHKFDFTAKAWEYTRFQQIIDNFPDITFVQIGAKEHMHPKLTGNNLIDLVGKTDLRQLIRLVYNAFGVITPVSLPHHLSYAIPPHPRFNRKSRASIVIAGGREPNHWQQGANQHYLHTCGMLDCCDLGGCWKSRIVPLGDGDSKDQELCLHPVKSESGQIIPKCLDMISVEEVCRIIEKYMNNLVYTCENNHEDL